In Alistipes sp. ZOR0009, one genomic interval encodes:
- a CDS encoding UDP-2,3-diacylglucosamine diphosphatase — protein sequence MQNRSKVYFASDVHLGLPGVELPLEREKRFVRWLDMAKEDAKAIYLLGDIFDFWYEYKKVVPRGFTRFLGKLSELADAGIELHFFTGNHDIWAFDYLEQECGVRIHREPYVTRIDGKVFFLHHGDGLGKYDRKYKALKMLFTSKIAQFLFSNLVHPNWALWFGHKWSYSSRYSKGIAETYRGEKEFIYQFAVEESFKGNYDFMIFGHRHTPVEVELPNDAKMFILGDWITSSIYAVFDGEKVELVKFDR from the coding sequence ATGCAGAATAGGAGCAAGGTTTATTTTGCCTCAGATGTCCATTTAGGACTGCCTGGTGTGGAGTTGCCTTTGGAGAGAGAAAAACGATTTGTTAGATGGCTTGATATGGCCAAGGAGGATGCAAAGGCAATCTACCTCCTTGGCGATATTTTTGATTTCTGGTATGAGTATAAGAAAGTTGTTCCGAGAGGATTTACAAGATTCTTAGGTAAGCTGTCAGAACTCGCCGATGCGGGTATTGAACTCCATTTTTTTACAGGAAACCACGATATTTGGGCTTTTGATTACCTAGAACAGGAATGTGGTGTAAGGATTCATAGGGAACCTTATGTAACACGAATTGATGGCAAGGTGTTTTTTTTGCATCATGGAGACGGTCTTGGGAAGTATGACAGGAAGTATAAGGCCCTGAAAATGCTTTTTACATCAAAAATCGCTCAATTCTTGTTCTCAAATTTAGTTCATCCCAATTGGGCATTATGGTTCGGTCATAAATGGTCGTATAGTAGCCGCTATTCTAAAGGGATCGCCGAGACTTATCGGGGTGAGAAAGAGTTTATATATCAGTTTGCGGTAGAGGAATCTTTCAAAGGAAATTACGATTTCATGATATTTGGGCATAGGCATACACCTGTAGAGGTTGAATTGCCTAATGATGCTAAGATGTTCATATTGGGAGATTGGATAACGAGCAGTATTTACGCTGTTTTTGATGGAGAAAAAGTGGAACTCGTTAAATTTGATCGTTGA
- a CDS encoding bifunctional nuclease family protein produces the protein MQKVKLNVLGISYSQTQSGAYALVLSEEEGLRRIPIIIGGFEAQSIAIHLEGLTPPRPLTHDLFLSFASSFNIELLEVNIYRLEDGVFYSQLVCFNGEKEIVIDSRTSDAIALALRFKCPIFTFPEIVDRAGVYIDEDGSEGEEAASITSDTSETVDYHDSEYETMSIESLNSLLQEAVDMEDYEKASYIRDEIQKRSRME, from the coding sequence ATGCAGAAAGTTAAACTAAACGTACTAGGTATCTCGTACAGCCAAACTCAATCTGGCGCTTATGCTCTTGTCCTATCAGAAGAAGAGGGCCTGCGGCGTATACCTATTATAATTGGAGGGTTTGAAGCCCAGTCTATTGCTATTCATTTAGAGGGGTTAACACCTCCACGGCCGCTTACCCACGATCTTTTCTTATCCTTTGCAAGTTCGTTCAATATTGAGTTGCTCGAGGTGAATATTTATAGGCTTGAGGATGGTGTCTTTTATTCGCAGCTGGTGTGCTTTAATGGGGAAAAGGAGATAGTTATAGACTCTAGAACAAGTGATGCTATTGCGCTTGCACTAAGATTCAAGTGCCCGATTTTTACATTTCCCGAAATCGTAGACCGGGCTGGTGTGTATATCGATGAGGATGGATCGGAAGGAGAGGAGGCGGCTTCTATTACTTCGGATACTTCTGAAACGGTAGATTATCATGATAGCGAGTATGAAACAATGAGCATTGAGTCTTTGAATAGCCTGCTTCAGGAAGCTGTTGATATGGAAGATTATGAAAAGGCCTCATATATTCGTGATGAAATTCAGAAAAGGAGCAGAATGGAATAG
- a CDS encoding dihydrofolate reductase, translating into MIALVVAMAGNNAIGKDNQLLWHISEDLQFFKKLTLGGTVIMGRKTYESIGRPLPKRRNIVITRTEGYLADGAEIVHSLEEALSIAESDEKVFIIGGGEIYRQAISFADMLYITKVDRTYDADTFFPDIEYSQWKEVDRVDFERGATYEYPFSFFTYKKL; encoded by the coding sequence ATGATTGCGCTTGTAGTTGCAATGGCGGGTAATAATGCCATTGGAAAAGATAATCAGCTATTATGGCACATTTCTGAGGATCTTCAGTTTTTTAAAAAACTGACACTTGGGGGAACTGTTATTATGGGGCGTAAAACTTATGAATCGATTGGAAGACCGCTGCCTAAACGAAGGAATATAGTTATTACGCGCACTGAAGGTTATCTTGCAGATGGCGCTGAAATAGTTCATTCATTGGAAGAAGCATTGTCCATTGCTGAATCAGATGAAAAAGTGTTTATTATAGGAGGTGGCGAAATTTATAGGCAGGCTATAAGTTTTGCGGATATGCTTTATATCACGAAGGTTGATAGAACCTATGACGCCGATACTTTTTTCCCTGATATCGAATATTCGCAGTGGAAGGAGGTTGATCGGGTGGATTTTGAAAGAGGAGCTACTTATGAATATCCTTTTTCTTTCTTTACCTATAAAAAATTGTAG
- the rpmA gene encoding 50S ribosomal protein L27, with protein MAHKKGAGSSRNGRESESKRLGLKLFGGQTAKAGNIIVRQRGTRHYPGLNVGMGKDHTLFALIDGVVSFRKKDNKSFVNIEPISAE; from the coding sequence ATGGCTCACAAAAAAGGTGCCGGTAGTTCGAGAAACGGTAGAGAATCGGAAAGTAAAAGACTAGGTCTTAAACTTTTCGGAGGTCAAACTGCAAAGGCTGGTAACATCATCGTTCGCCAAAGAGGTACACGCCATTACCCAGGTCTTAACGTAGGTATGGGTAAAGATCACACCTTGTTTGCGCTTATCGACGGTGTTGTTTCTTTCAGAAAAAAAGACAACAAGTCATTCGTAAACATCGAACCTATTTCTGCTGAGTAG
- the rplU gene encoding 50S ribosomal protein L21, protein MYAIVEIAGQQFKVQKDQKLYVNRLKGDEGTQVSFDRVLLVDNDGQVKIGAPAVEGAKVNAKILSHLKGDKVIVFKKKRRKGYKKCNGHRSYLSQILVEDIIA, encoded by the coding sequence ATGTACGCAATCGTAGAAATCGCAGGACAGCAGTTCAAAGTACAAAAAGATCAGAAGCTTTACGTTAACCGTCTCAAGGGTGACGAAGGAACCCAAGTTAGCTTCGATCGTGTACTGCTAGTCGACAATGACGGACAGGTTAAAATTGGTGCACCTGCAGTAGAAGGCGCCAAAGTTAATGCTAAAATTCTTTCTCATCTTAAGGGCGATAAGGTTATCGTATTTAAGAAAAAGAGAAGAAAGGGTTACAAAAAGTGTAATGGACACCGTTCATACCTTTCTCAAATTTTAGTAGAAGATATTATTGCGTAA
- a CDS encoding bifunctional riboflavin kinase/FAD synthetase, which produces MKIYKPFEEDVPAKGVAALGFFDGVHIGHQAILNKVKTEAAKLEATPLLLTLWPHPRIVLNKNTAELHLINTLEEKTSLFSQNGLEHFVVIPFTEELSNYSAEAFFKHFFVDWLKLSKLIVGYDHHIGKNGTGDFESMQRLGDKYGISVEKIDALTSDDISISSTKIRNLITNGDVATAHKYLGYRYFISGTVEYGNQLGRQIGFPTANIKVDNTNKLIPADGVYAVNVIIDGFTHKGMLNIGLRPTINNNLHKTIEVNIFDFNRTIYGCSISILFVERIRSEKKFESIESLKFQLEQDKNIATKILNKID; this is translated from the coding sequence ATGAAAATCTACAAACCATTTGAAGAAGACGTTCCTGCCAAAGGAGTTGCAGCTCTCGGCTTCTTCGATGGTGTTCATATAGGCCATCAGGCTATCCTAAATAAGGTAAAAACAGAGGCAGCAAAGTTAGAGGCAACTCCATTGCTTTTAACACTTTGGCCTCATCCTCGTATCGTTCTCAATAAAAACACCGCAGAATTACACCTAATTAATACATTAGAAGAAAAAACGAGCTTATTTTCCCAAAATGGACTCGAACATTTTGTTGTAATTCCATTCACGGAAGAGCTGTCAAACTATTCTGCAGAGGCTTTTTTTAAGCATTTTTTTGTAGACTGGCTAAAATTATCAAAATTAATCGTCGGCTATGATCACCATATAGGCAAAAACGGAACGGGAGATTTTGAATCAATGCAGCGTTTAGGAGATAAGTATGGGATTTCTGTTGAAAAAATAGATGCACTAACCAGTGATGATATCAGCATCAGCTCTACAAAAATACGAAATCTCATAACCAATGGGGATGTCGCAACAGCACATAAATACCTCGGATATAGATATTTTATATCAGGCACCGTCGAATACGGGAATCAATTGGGCAGACAAATCGGCTTCCCAACTGCCAATATAAAAGTTGACAACACCAATAAGTTAATCCCTGCAGATGGAGTTTACGCTGTTAACGTTATAATTGACGGTTTCACGCATAAAGGAATGCTAAACATTGGCCTTCGTCCAACAATAAACAACAACCTGCATAAAACGATAGAAGTCAACATATTCGATTTTAATCGAACAATTTATGGATGTTCCATATCCATTCTTTTTGTCGAAAGAATCCGGAGCGAAAAAAAATTCGAAAGCATTGAATCGCTAAAATTCCAGCTAGAGCAGGATAAAAATATAGCGACAAAAATTCTCAACAAAATAGACTAG
- a CDS encoding HAD family hydrolase, with translation MKFKAIIFDMDGVLIDSEPLHKEVEQQILCKLGVKLPHEEHIKFAGVGKEMWSIIKKQYGYNKDISENEIHATKRQLYLERLTSTPIRPIDGVRDIIHFAENRNLKIAIASSSSRDNIEIVARAIEISDKVEIIVSGDEVPKTKPSPDIFLETSRLLNLAPEQCIVIEDSANGVKAAKDAGMFCIGFANPNSGDQDLSLADEIVYKLTDCIKSIENKDLV, from the coding sequence ATGAAATTTAAAGCTATAATTTTTGATATGGACGGAGTGCTCATTGACAGTGAGCCTTTACACAAAGAAGTAGAGCAACAAATACTGTGCAAACTTGGAGTAAAATTACCCCATGAAGAGCACATCAAATTTGCCGGAGTAGGTAAAGAAATGTGGAGCATCATCAAAAAGCAGTACGGCTACAATAAAGACATATCTGAAAATGAAATACATGCCACCAAACGCCAACTGTATCTAGAACGCCTAACATCAACCCCCATACGCCCCATCGACGGAGTTCGAGACATCATCCATTTTGCCGAAAATAGAAATTTAAAAATAGCGATTGCCTCATCCTCCTCAAGAGATAATATTGAGATAGTTGCTAGGGCCATTGAAATCTCAGACAAAGTTGAAATTATAGTAAGTGGAGATGAAGTGCCTAAAACCAAACCGAGCCCCGATATATTTCTTGAAACAAGCCGTCTGCTTAATCTAGCTCCAGAACAATGCATCGTAATAGAGGACTCAGCCAACGGAGTAAAAGCAGCAAAAGACGCTGGAATGTTCTGCATTGGATTTGCCAATCCAAACTCGGGAGATCAAGATCTTAGCCTTGCAGACGAAATTGTTTATAAGCTTACCGATTGCATCAAATCTATAGAAAATAAAGATTTAGTTTAG
- a CDS encoding peroxiredoxin family protein — protein MDSAVVDSLGNFSFRLSLSNPDFFEITDRSKTDGLIVVAYPNDRLDVVVPDGKKLPFGVVKGSLGAVRLKNLSDSLARFKMRIAAIKSQFDTLKYSYKYDSVRTVVKTLYLSNIEIYKKYLRAFVNANSGSIVSIPALYQRMDSSHYFLSEQADLKCFLLVDSVLHRKYPDSHIVKAFHNQMAALRSQLNNQKANKESIAEGAVAPDFVLKSLDGDTVSLSRYRGRYVLLTFWASWAKPSVAQNANLIQVYAKYKPYGFEIIQISLDRNMDEMQRMLIPEMRKWKQVSEFKIWNSSIVKKYRVANIPSNFIINRQGVVVAKNVLNKNLYDTLRWYLVRPYLIKRDSLRAIAPNVENTTDR, from the coding sequence ATGGACTCAGCCGTAGTAGATTCTTTGGGCAATTTTTCGTTTAGGCTATCACTTTCCAATCCAGACTTTTTTGAAATAACAGATCGATCTAAGACGGATGGATTAATCGTAGTTGCTTATCCGAATGATCGTTTAGATGTTGTGGTTCCTGACGGGAAAAAGCTGCCTTTTGGAGTTGTTAAAGGCTCTTTGGGGGCTGTTAGATTGAAAAATCTAAGTGATTCTCTTGCTCGATTTAAGATGCGTATAGCAGCCATTAAATCTCAATTTGACACGTTGAAGTATAGCTATAAGTACGACAGTGTTAGGACTGTTGTTAAAACTTTATACCTATCTAATATTGAAATCTATAAAAAGTATTTGAGAGCGTTTGTTAATGCTAATTCGGGTTCAATTGTTTCCATTCCTGCGTTATATCAGCGGATGGATTCCTCTCATTACTTTCTCTCAGAGCAGGCTGATTTGAAGTGTTTTTTATTGGTAGACTCTGTTTTGCATAGAAAATACCCTGACAGCCATATTGTGAAGGCTTTTCACAATCAAATGGCGGCCTTAAGGTCCCAGTTAAATAATCAAAAAGCAAACAAGGAGTCGATTGCAGAAGGGGCGGTTGCTCCAGATTTTGTGCTAAAATCGCTTGATGGAGATACTGTTTCTTTATCTCGGTATAGAGGGCGATACGTGTTATTAACTTTTTGGGCTTCATGGGCAAAGCCTTCTGTTGCACAGAATGCGAACTTAATTCAAGTTTATGCAAAATATAAGCCTTATGGTTTTGAGATTATACAAATCTCATTAGATAGGAACATGGATGAAATGCAACGCATGCTGATTCCTGAAATGAGGAAGTGGAAGCAGGTTTCGGAGTTTAAAATTTGGAACTCATCGATAGTTAAAAAGTACCGAGTTGCCAATATTCCATCCAATTTTATAATTAATAGGCAAGGTGTTGTAGTTGCAAAGAATGTACTGAACAAGAATTTGTATGATACTTTGCGATGGTACTTAGTTAGACCTTACCTTATCAAGCGCGATTCTCTTCGTGCTATAGCACCTAATGTTGAAAATACTACTGACCGATAA
- a CDS encoding thymidylate synthase yields MRQYHDLLKTILAEGSVKKDRTGVGTKSIFGYQMRFNLEEGFPLLTTKKLHLRSIIHELLWFINGDTNVKYLNDNKVTIWDEWADENGDLGPIYGYQWRQWHNLDGTTTDQLMEVVESIKKNPDSRRHIVSAWNVSDINKMKLPPCHVLFQFYIADGKLSCQLYQRSADVFLGVPFNIASYALLMMMMAQVTGLKLGTFVHTIGDAHIYMNHMEQVNLQLSRAPMDLPRMVLNPDVKSIVDFKYEDFSLEGYNSYPSIKADIAI; encoded by the coding sequence ATGAGGCAATATCACGATTTGCTGAAAACAATTTTGGCTGAAGGATCTGTAAAGAAGGATCGAACTGGTGTTGGTACTAAAAGTATTTTTGGGTACCAAATGCGATTCAATTTGGAAGAGGGCTTTCCTTTGTTGACTACTAAGAAGTTACATCTCCGCTCGATTATTCATGAGTTGCTTTGGTTTATCAATGGAGATACAAATGTCAAGTATTTGAATGATAATAAGGTAACGATATGGGATGAGTGGGCTGATGAAAATGGTGATTTGGGGCCTATTTACGGATACCAGTGGCGTCAATGGCATAATTTGGATGGAACTACAACAGATCAGTTGATGGAGGTGGTAGAATCGATTAAAAAAAATCCAGATTCTAGAAGACACATTGTTAGCGCTTGGAATGTATCCGATATCAACAAAATGAAGTTGCCTCCTTGCCATGTACTGTTTCAGTTTTATATTGCAGATGGAAAACTTTCGTGCCAACTTTATCAACGAAGTGCAGATGTTTTCTTGGGAGTTCCTTTTAATATTGCCTCCTATGCATTGCTTATGATGATGATGGCTCAAGTAACTGGTTTAAAATTGGGAACTTTTGTTCATACTATAGGCGATGCCCATATTTATATGAACCATATGGAGCAGGTTAACCTACAGCTTTCAAGGGCACCAATGGATTTGCCAAGGATGGTTTTAAATCCAGATGTAAAGTCTATCGTAGATTTTAAATACGAAGATTTTTCACTGGAAGGATATAATTCATACCCATCAATTAAAGCAGACATTGCCATATGA
- a CDS encoding TlpA disulfide reductase family protein, producing the protein MRQLLLFIVAAVVFSSCSNNSAKIKGQFSNLKEKVVYLERLEVGSSEIIDSVKTTKDGKFKFNVKFAPEQQPSFYLVKVDGNNFITLFVERGDKIKLEGDASKLESSYVVTGSKTSEDIRTLSRLLNVTISSLDSLDKQRVVGNDSVEYKMGKVFVTCKREFIKYIVTNPKSMASLFAIYSQIPSNTNIFGTYDDVNYYKLLADSLNTVYAKSPYVISLRKHYAQMANDLMMGDLLNSKKIETVGVPEISIKNHRGELVKLSSLKGKVVLLDFWDPANEESLEGNLGLVGVYNKYKGRGFEVFQVSLATKAPWLAAIKRQNLQWICVSDFLGANSPAAQLYNVKSIPTNFLIDRNGDLVGRNLFGKELENQINKVLK; encoded by the coding sequence ATGAGACAATTACTTTTATTTATAGTAGCCGCTGTTGTTTTTTCATCTTGCTCTAATAATTCTGCTAAGATCAAAGGGCAGTTCTCTAATCTTAAGGAGAAGGTGGTGTATTTGGAGAGGCTAGAGGTAGGTTCTTCTGAAATTATAGACTCTGTTAAAACAACAAAAGATGGGAAGTTCAAGTTTAATGTAAAGTTTGCTCCAGAACAGCAGCCTTCTTTTTACCTAGTTAAGGTGGATGGTAATAACTTTATTACCCTATTTGTAGAGCGAGGGGATAAAATTAAGCTTGAAGGAGACGCTTCAAAGCTCGAGTCTTCTTATGTTGTAACCGGCTCTAAAACTTCCGAGGACATTCGTACGCTATCTCGACTTCTAAATGTTACAATAAGTTCTTTGGATTCTCTTGATAAGCAACGCGTGGTTGGAAATGATTCTGTCGAGTATAAAATGGGAAAGGTTTTTGTTACTTGTAAGCGCGAGTTTATTAAGTACATTGTAACTAATCCAAAGAGCATGGCTAGCTTGTTTGCTATCTATTCTCAAATTCCAAGTAATACAAATATTTTTGGTACTTACGATGATGTTAACTACTACAAACTGTTGGCTGACTCGCTAAATACCGTTTATGCAAAATCGCCTTATGTTATTTCGCTAAGAAAGCATTATGCTCAGATGGCTAATGATTTAATGATGGGGGATTTGCTTAATTCAAAAAAGATAGAAACAGTAGGAGTGCCCGAGATTAGTATCAAGAATCATAGGGGCGAGCTTGTTAAGCTATCATCTTTGAAAGGAAAAGTGGTTCTTCTTGATTTTTGGGATCCAGCAAATGAAGAATCCCTTGAAGGAAATCTTGGGTTAGTCGGAGTTTATAATAAATATAAAGGTCGAGGATTTGAGGTTTTTCAAGTTTCGTTGGCTACGAAAGCGCCTTGGTTGGCCGCAATAAAGCGTCAAAATCTGCAATGGATTTGTGTGTCCGATTTTTTGGGAGCCAACTCGCCTGCGGCACAACTATATAATGTAAAATCTATCCCAACGAACTTTTTAATTGATAGGAATGGTGATTTAGTTGGTCGCAATCTATTTGGAAAGGAACTGGAGAATCAGATTAATAAAGTTTTAAAATAG